One Deltaproteobacteria bacterium GWC2_65_14 DNA window includes the following coding sequences:
- a CDS encoding GDP-fucose synthetase, which produces MSFWKGKKILVTGGSGFLGRSVIAKLLERGVRPRDIFVPRFTDYDLRFQVASARAVKGQDLVIHLAANAGGIGWNRAHPGALFYDNAAMGILLMEEARRAGVEKFLQVGTVCAYPFRPPRIPFLEEDLWEGYPEPTNAPYGIAKKALLVMSQAYRQEYGFNAVYLLPVNLYGPGDHFFEPEKSHVIPALIRKFVDAREENEAVVTIWGSGFHEGTPVSREFLYVDDAAEAVVMAAERYDKPDPVNVGSGQEIPINDLVERIREMTGYKGKIVRDTSRPDGQPRRCLDTSRAREEFGFTAATPFEEGLRKTIAWYEESREAILPPKEGKPAGGRKGARRG; this is translated from the coding sequence ATGAGTTTCTGGAAGGGGAAAAAGATCCTGGTGACCGGCGGCTCCGGCTTCCTGGGCCGCTCCGTGATCGCGAAGCTGCTCGAGCGGGGGGTCCGCCCCCGCGATATCTTCGTCCCGCGCTTCACCGACTACGACCTGCGCTTCCAGGTGGCCTCCGCCCGGGCCGTCAAGGGGCAGGATCTGGTGATCCACCTGGCCGCGAACGCGGGGGGGATCGGCTGGAACCGGGCCCACCCGGGGGCGCTCTTCTACGACAACGCCGCGATGGGAATCCTCCTGATGGAGGAGGCGCGCCGGGCCGGCGTGGAGAAGTTCCTCCAGGTCGGCACCGTCTGCGCCTACCCGTTCCGGCCGCCCCGGATCCCCTTTCTGGAGGAGGACCTCTGGGAGGGGTATCCGGAGCCGACCAACGCCCCCTACGGGATCGCCAAGAAGGCGCTCCTGGTGATGAGCCAGGCCTACCGGCAGGAATACGGCTTCAACGCGGTCTACCTGCTCCCGGTGAACCTCTACGGTCCCGGCGACCACTTCTTCGAGCCGGAGAAGTCGCACGTCATCCCGGCGCTGATCAGGAAGTTCGTCGACGCCCGGGAGGAGAACGAGGCGGTGGTCACGATCTGGGGGAGCGGGTTCCACGAGGGGACGCCGGTCTCCCGGGAGTTCCTCTATGTGGACGACGCGGCCGAGGCGGTCGTGATGGCGGCCGAGCGGTACGACAAGCCGGATCCGGTGAACGTGGGGTCGGGGCAGGAGATCCCGATCAACGACCTGGTGGAGAGGATCCGGGAGATGACCGGCTACAAGGGCAAGATCGTCCGCGACACCTCGCGGCCGGACGGCCAGCCGCGCCGCTGCCTGGACACCTCCCGCGCCCGCGAGGAGTTCGGCTTCACGGCGGCCACCCCCTTCGAGGAGGGTCTCCGGAAGACGATCGCCTGGTACGAGGAGTCGCGGGAGGCGATACTTCCGCCGAAGGAGGGGAAGCCCGCGGGGGGAAGGAAGGGTGCCCGGAGAGGATGA
- a CDS encoding GDP-mannose 4,6-dehydratase — GITGQDGSYLAEFLLEKGYEVHGIIRRASTFNTGRLDHIYIDPHKPEARMFLHYGDLADPSQLTNLIYNVRPDEIYHLGAQSHVRVSFDIPEYTGDVTGLSTTRILEALRRANGKARYYQASSSEMFGASPPPQSERTPFHPRSPYGVAKVYSYWMAVNYREAYGIFASNGILFNHESPRRGETFVTRKITRAVAAIKAGKQKALYLGNLDARRDWGYALEYVEAMWRILQHDRPKDFVVGTGQSHSVKEFLEEAFAYAGLDWKQYVKIDPKYFRPTEVENLVADASKAKRLLGWEPKVTFKDLVRIMVDADMEEAGLSPPGEGRKILARHGYPVPAKL; from the coding sequence GGGATCACCGGGCAGGACGGGTCCTACCTCGCCGAGTTCCTGCTGGAGAAGGGCTACGAGGTGCACGGGATCATCCGTCGCGCCTCGACCTTCAACACGGGCCGGCTCGACCACATCTACATCGATCCCCACAAGCCCGAGGCGAGGATGTTCCTCCACTACGGGGACCTCGCCGACCCCAGCCAGCTGACCAACCTGATCTACAACGTCCGCCCCGACGAGATCTACCACCTCGGCGCGCAGAGCCACGTCCGGGTCTCCTTCGACATCCCGGAGTACACCGGCGACGTCACCGGGCTTTCGACCACCCGGATCCTGGAGGCGCTGCGTCGGGCGAACGGGAAGGCCCGCTACTACCAGGCCTCCTCCAGCGAGATGTTCGGCGCTTCGCCGCCGCCGCAGAGCGAGAGGACCCCGTTCCACCCGCGCTCCCCGTACGGGGTCGCCAAGGTATACTCCTACTGGATGGCGGTGAACTACCGGGAGGCCTACGGGATCTTCGCGAGCAACGGGATCCTCTTCAACCACGAGTCCCCGCGGAGAGGAGAGACCTTCGTCACGCGCAAGATCACCCGGGCGGTGGCCGCTATCAAGGCTGGGAAACAGAAGGCCCTCTACCTGGGGAACCTCGACGCCCGGAGGGACTGGGGGTACGCCCTCGAGTACGTGGAGGCGATGTGGCGGATCCTCCAGCACGACCGGCCAAAGGACTTCGTCGTGGGGACCGGGCAGTCCCATTCGGTAAAGGAGTTCCTCGAGGAGGCCTTCGCCTACGCCGGGCTCGACTGGAAACAGTACGTGAAGATCGACCCGAAGTATTTCCGCCCCACGGAGGTGGAAAACCTGGTCGCGGACGCCTCGAAGGCGAAGCGGCTCCTCGGCTGGGAGCCGAAGGTGACCTTCAAGGACCTGGTCCGGATCATGGTGGACGCCGACATGGAGGAGGCGGGGCTTTCCCCTCCCGGCGAGGGGCGGAAGATCCTCGCCCGCCACGGCTACCCCGTCCCGGCGAAGCTGTAG